The genomic stretch GATAGGTCTTGTTGGTCGTTCCGACCTCGACGAGGCGGCAGCCGCTCGCCGCCATGATGTCCGGTATCCGGAAACTCCCGCCGATCTCGACGAGCTCTCCCCGGGAGACGACGACGTCGCGGCCGCGCGCGAGCGCGGTCAGGGCGAGCAGGACCGCGGCCGCGTTGTTGTTGACGGCCAGGGCGTCCTCCGCGCCGGTCAACTCGCGGAGCAGTCCCGCGACGTGCGTCTGGCGCGATCCTCGGGCGCCGCTGGCGGCGTCGATCTCGAGCACGGCGTAGCCGGCCGCGCCGGCGGCCGCGCTTCGCGCCGCGGCGGCCAGCGGCGCCCGGCCGAGGTTCGTATGGAGCACGATCCCCGTGGCGTTGATCGCCCGGATGAGCGACGGCGCCGCGCGTGCGGCGAGCAGCGCCCGGGTGTCGGCGACCAGCGCCTCGGCGCTCGCCGCGTCACTCCCCGGAACTTCGATGAGGCGGCGGCGCGCCCGTTCGACGGCTTCCCGCGCGCACGCCACGACCAGCCGGCGCGGATGCCGCCCCAACTCGCCGGCGGCCTCGAGGCTCTGCAGCAGCCGTTCGATCGACGGCAATCGGCGGAACGATGGATGGCTCACGCGCGCTCCGCTATTTCACGAGAAAGCCGAGTCCGAGGCCGACGGCGATCACCACGCCGGCCACCCATAGAATCCGTGTGAGGTCGTACGAGACACGCCGGCGCAGTTCGCCCTCCGTCTCGCGCGGCGCCGCCGCGCCCGCCGCCGAACCCGCGGGACGAAGCCGCGCGCCGCATGCCCGGCAGACGATCTTGCCCTCTGGATTGTCAGTCCCGCACCGGGGACACCGCATTCCCGATCCCTCCTAGCGTTTCCCACCGCGCCCGCAGCGCCGGAAGGACCTCCGGCGGCACCGGGACGCTGCCGAGCGGCACCCGGGTCGCCAGTCCGCCGCCGTGAAAATCTGTGCCGCCTGTCACGATGAGCCGGTACCGCCGCGCCACGTCCAGGTACGACGCAATCATGTCCGCCGTATGGTCCGGATAATACGCTTCGACGCCGGCGAGTCCGTGCGCGACCAGACGCGGCACCCGTTCGATGACCGGACCGCTCGCGGCCCAGCCGGGGTGCGCCAGCACCGGCACGCCGCCCGCCCGGCGGATTACCTCCACGGCTTCTTCGGGCGACGCCCCTATCCGCGGGACATAGGCCGGGGCGCTGCGCCCCAGGAACCGCTCGAACGCCTCCTGCACGGTGGCCACACGCCGCGCCTCGAGAAGCGCCCGGGCGACGTGGGGCCGTCCCACGGACGCGCCGGCCGCGAGGGCCCGAACGCGCTCCCAGGCCACCGGCACCTTGAGCGCCGCCAGTTTGTCCACCATCGCCCGCGCCCGATCGACGCGGCCGGCGCGCATGCGCGCGAGGAACGCCTGAAACTCCGGGCGGCCGCAGTCCACATAGTATCCCAGCACATGGACTTCGTAGTCGTCAACGTCGGTGTTGATCTCCACGCCGGGGATCACGTCGACGTGGACGCGGCGGCCTTCCGCCGCCGCGTCCACGACCCCGTCCGTGGTGTCGTGGTCCGTGAGCGCGAGCGTGCCGACGCCGTGCTCCCGCGCGGCGATCACGAGGCGCGCCGGGGCCAGCAGACCGTCGGACGCCGTGCTGTGGGTATGGAGATCAATGCGCATGTTACGCCGTCAGGCAGCGTGCCTCGCGGACGCCGCCGACCGATTCCGCGGGGGGTGACGACGCGAACGAATGCCCCGAGCCCGCGCAGCGTACGTCGCGGACGCCGCCGACCGATTCCGCGGGGGGTGACGACGCGAACGCAGCGTGGAGACGCCTATCTGGGGGAGACGATGAGCTTGATCGCGGTGCGGTCCTGGCCGTCGATCTGCACGTCGGCGAACGCCGGCACGCACACGAGGTCGAGGCCGCTCGGCGCGACGTAGCCGCGCGCGATGGCGATGGCCTTGACGGCCTGATTGATCGCGGCCGCGCCGATCGCCTGGAGCTCGGCGGTGCCCCGCTCGCGCACGACCCCGGCCAGCGCTCCGGCGACGGCCGTGGGATTCGACTTAGCGGCGACTTTGAGCACGTCCATGCTTCGAGCCTCCCCGTCGATGGTGGCGAACGCGTTCGGCGCGCCTCGCGCACGCCGTTGATCGATGCCGCCGGGGGACACGACGCAAACGGGCAGCGTCGGCTGTGGCGCAGCAACATGAATAGGGCGACCGGCGAAGCCTGCTGATTCGAGAGGCCTGTTCACAATCCCTCCCTGGGCGCGAACATACGTGCGCATGTGCGTTCTACGTTTCGAGCCGGTTCACGCGGCGGATCTCGGACGCGCGTCCGGTCTCCGGATCCACCCGGATCAGGACGCCGTTGAGCTGCACCGGCCCGTCCGCGACCTCGAACCGCACGGGCATGAGCGTCAAGAACCGCTGCAGCACGCCCTCCCGGCTCATCCCGATGATCGAGTCGCGCGGTCCTGTCATGCCGGCGTCCGTGATGAACGCGGTGCCGCCCGGCAAGATCCGCTCGTCCGCCGTTTGCACGTGTGTGTGCGTACCCACGACGGCCGAGACCCGGCCGTCGAGGTGCCACGCCAGCGCCGCCTTCTCGGAGGTGGCCTCGGCGTGCATGTCGACGAGGATGACGCGGGTCTCCGCCCGGAGGCGCTCGACCTCCTCGCGCGCGTACTCGAACGGCGACAGCAGCGGCTGCATGAAGATGCGGCCCTCGAGATTGAGCACGGCGACGCGCGTCCCGTCGCCGCCCTCGAAGACCGCGGCGCCGCGGCCGGGCGTGCCGGGGGGATAGTTCGCCGGCCGCAGGAGCCGCGGCTCGCCGTCGAGCAGCGCCGGCGCCTCGCGCGTGTTCCAGATGTGGTTGCCGCCGGTCACGACGTCCGCACCGGCGGCGCGCAGCTCCCGCACCGTCTCCGGCGTGACGCCGAATCCGCCGGCGGAGTTCTCCCCGTTCACCACCACAAAGTCGGTCCGGAGCTCGCGCCGGAGCGCCGGCAGCCACTCCGCCACGGCGCGGCGCCCCGGCCGGCCCACGACGTCCCCGACGAACAGCAGATTCACGCGACCCCGCCTACTCCGCCGCGCCCGCGCCGGAGCGGCCCGTTCCCCGCGGGGAGAAACGGGCCGCTCCGGTGGGTGGGCCGCCGCCTACTTGGCGTATTCGACGGCGCGCGTCTCACGCAGCACCGTCACCTTGATCTGGCCGGGATACTCCAGCTCCTCTTCGATCTTCTTCGCCATCTCCCGCGCGAGCAGCGCGGCGGCGGGATCGTCGATCTCCTGGGGCCGGACGAGCACGCGGATCTCCCGCCCGGCCTGAATCGCGTAGGCGCGGTCGACGCCGGTAAACGACGTCGCAATGCGCTCGAGGTTTTCGAGCCGCTTGACGTACATCTCCACGGTTTCCTTGCGCGCGCCGGGCCGCGAGGCCGAAATCGCGTCCGCCGCGGCGACCAGGATCGCTTCGAGGCAGGTCGCCTCGGCGTCGCCGTGATGATAGGCGATCGCGTTGAGCACTTCGGGCGCCTCGTGATACCGCCGGGCCACGTCCATCCCGATGTCGCTGTGGGTGCCCTCGATCTCGTGGGTGAGCGCCTTGCCGATGTCGTGCAGCAGCCCCGCGCGGCGCGCCATCTCCGGGTCGGCGTCGAGCTGTGAGGCCATCAGCCCGGCGAGCAGCGCGACCTCGATGGAATGCTGCAGGAGGTTCTGGCCGTAACTGAACCGGAAGTTGAGCCGGCCGAGCAGCTTGATCTCCTCGGGATGGAGCCCGTGGACCCCGGCCTCGAAGGCTGCGCGCTCTCCGGCATCCCGGATGCGCCCGTCGAGCTCGCGCTGCGCTTTCTCGAGCATCTCTTCGATGCGGGCAGGGTGGATCCGGCCGTCGGCGAGGAGCTTCTCGAGCGTCACCTTCGCGATCTCGCGGCGGATCGGGTCGAACGACGACAGGGTCACCGACTCCGGCGTGTCGTCGATGATGAAGTCGACGCCCGTCAGGCTCTCCAGGGCCCGGATGTTGCGGCCCTCCCGGCCGATGATGCGCCCCTTCATCTCTTCGTTGGGCAGCGGAATCACGGACACGGTCACCTCGGCCGTGTGGTCGGCGGCGCAGCGCTGAATGGCGAGCGCCACGACCTCCCGGGCCCGGCGATCCGCGTCTTCGCGGGCTTCCGCTTCGACCTTCCGAACCGT from bacterium encodes the following:
- a CDS encoding stage V sporulation protein S; amino-acid sequence: MDVLKVAAKSNPTAVAGALAGVVRERGTAELQAIGAAAINQAVKAIAIARGYVAPSGLDLVCVPAFADVQIDGQDRTAIKLIVSPR
- the rny gene encoding ribonuclease Y — its product is MTTTSTVQYFVAGVIGLAVFLLGYLLRRYAGEAKIGSAEEAARRILEEARTAAQREAESRSREALLEAKDEAFRLKRDAEHEIREQRSELQRLERRVVQREETLDRKLEALEKRDQALAQREQEASKVREDLTELHDAQRHELERVSALTMEQAKQELLQRAESEIRHEVAQTVRKVEAEAREDADRRAREVVALAIQRCAADHTAEVTVSVIPLPNEEMKGRIIGREGRNIRALESLTGVDFIIDDTPESVTLSSFDPIRREIAKVTLEKLLADGRIHPARIEEMLEKAQRELDGRIRDAGERAAFEAGVHGLHPEEIKLLGRLNFRFSYGQNLLQHSIEVALLAGLMASQLDADPEMARRAGLLHDIGKALTHEIEGTHSDIGMDVARRYHEAPEVLNAIAYHHGDAEATCLEAILVAAADAISASRPGARKETVEMYVKRLENLERIATSFTGVDRAYAIQAGREIRVLVRPQEIDDPAAALLAREMAKKIEEELEYPGQIKVTVLRETRAVEYAK
- a CDS encoding PHP domain-containing protein, with product MRIDLHTHSTASDGLLAPARLVIAAREHGVGTLALTDHDTTDGVVDAAAEGRRVHVDVIPGVEINTDVDDYEVHVLGYYVDCGRPEFQAFLARMRAGRVDRARAMVDKLAALKVPVAWERVRALAAGASVGRPHVARALLEARRVATVQEAFERFLGRSAPAYVPRIGASPEEAVEVIRRAGGVPVLAHPGWAASGPVIERVPRLVAHGLAGVEAYYPDHTADMIASYLDVARRYRLIVTGGTDFHGGGLATRVPLGSVPVPPEVLPALRARWETLGGIGNAVSPVRD
- a CDS encoding TIGR00282 family metallophosphoesterase, translated to MNLLFVGDVVGRPGRRAVAEWLPALRRELRTDFVVVNGENSAGGFGVTPETVRELRAAGADVVTGGNHIWNTREAPALLDGEPRLLRPANYPPGTPGRGAAVFEGGDGTRVAVLNLEGRIFMQPLLSPFEYAREEVERLRAETRVILVDMHAEATSEKAALAWHLDGRVSAVVGTHTHVQTADERILPGGTAFITDAGMTGPRDSIIGMSREGVLQRFLTLMPVRFEVADGPVQLNGVLIRVDPETGRASEIRRVNRLET
- a CDS encoding zinc ribbon domain-containing protein, with translation MRCPRCGTDNPEGKIVCRACGARLRPAGSAAGAAAPRETEGELRRRVSYDLTRILWVAGVVIAVGLGLGFLVK